The proteins below are encoded in one region of Vibrio sp. ED004:
- the purT gene encoding formate-dependent phosphoribosylglycinamide formyltransferase, which translates to MFGTATRENATRVLLLGSGELGKEVAIECQRLGLEVIACDRYADAPAMQVAHRSHVLDMLDGDALQAIIELEKPDYVVPEIEAIATSKLVEMEAQGLNVVPTANATKLTMNREGIRRLAAEELKLSTSPYRFADTFEDFSAAVEFVGMPCVVKPVMSSSGKGQSVIKTQDDIQKSWDYAQEGGRTGAGRVIVEGFIDFDYEITLLTVRAVDGVHFCAPIGHRQEDGDYRESWQPQLMSDNALKAAQYTAEQVVNALGGHGIFGVELFVKGDHVIFNEVSPRPHDTGLVTLMSQDSSEFALHVRAFTGMPIKSITQYGPCASAVILGQGTSNNIRFEGLTEALDAPQTQVRLFGKPDIDGRRRLGVALTRRKSTETAIEDAIESASKVKVIY; encoded by the coding sequence ATGTTTGGTACTGCTACTCGTGAAAATGCTACTCGTGTACTTCTATTAGGTTCAGGTGAACTAGGAAAAGAAGTTGCTATCGAGTGCCAACGTTTAGGTTTAGAAGTTATTGCTTGTGACCGTTATGCAGACGCACCAGCAATGCAAGTTGCGCACCGTAGCCATGTATTAGACATGTTAGATGGTGATGCGCTTCAAGCTATCATTGAGCTAGAAAAACCAGATTATGTGGTTCCAGAAATCGAAGCTATTGCCACCAGCAAGCTGGTAGAGATGGAAGCGCAAGGCCTAAATGTCGTTCCCACAGCGAACGCGACTAAGTTGACGATGAACCGAGAAGGTATCCGTCGTCTAGCGGCTGAAGAGTTAAAACTGAGCACATCTCCATATCGCTTCGCGGACACATTTGAAGATTTCTCAGCAGCGGTAGAATTCGTAGGTATGCCTTGTGTGGTTAAGCCTGTTATGAGTTCATCAGGCAAAGGCCAAAGCGTTATTAAAACACAAGACGATATTCAAAAGTCTTGGGATTACGCACAAGAAGGTGGTCGCACTGGCGCTGGTCGTGTGATCGTTGAAGGCTTTATCGATTTTGATTACGAAATCACGCTGCTGACTGTTCGTGCTGTTGATGGTGTTCATTTCTGCGCGCCTATCGGTCACCGCCAAGAAGACGGTGATTACCGTGAATCATGGCAACCGCAATTAATGTCAGACAACGCACTAAAAGCGGCGCAATACACTGCAGAGCAAGTCGTTAACGCACTGGGCGGTCACGGTATCTTTGGTGTGGAACTGTTCGTTAAAGGCGACCATGTTATCTTCAACGAAGTATCCCCTCGCCCACACGATACTGGCTTAGTGACTTTAATGTCTCAAGATTCCTCTGAATTCGCGCTACACGTTCGCGCATTTACTGGCATGCCGATTAAGTCAATTACTCAATATGGTCCGTGTGCATCTGCCGTTATCTTAGGCCAAGGCACTTCAAACAACATTCGTTTCGAAGGTCTTACAGAGGCGCTAGACGCACCACAAACGCAAGTTCGTTTGTTTGGTAAGCCTGACATCGATGGTCGCCGTCGTCTAGGTGTGGCGTTGACTCGTCGTAAGAGCACTGAAACAGCGATTGAAGATGCTATTGAGAGTGCTTCAAAAGTAAAAGTGATTTACTAG